A stretch of Trichoplusia ni isolate ovarian cell line Hi5 unplaced genomic scaffold, tn1 tig00002967, whole genome shotgun sequence DNA encodes these proteins:
- the LOC113507609 gene encoding uncharacterized protein LOC113507609 isoform X3 — protein MTKKKAVNSPPVPHRDISAPTATYRPYTEEYATVQRRVERPAPPEEAERKKDKKWSIGKLFRRKKKEDESGSSSESDEGVSTRSPSKRKSKKKKKTPIVNNFDHIVIRDSRRAQSLAKPNLRDVTDDGVLSDPSAGFINYRAKTQELYRASKESLSLREDNSNRSLGPTLETSTKKTRKGRLKARVEALRNSMRGESSSEEESLKSSNSSLMIRFRSEDSLMRSRDSSLNKRSRSARNERYIKRLSRDEENQLNKEAELLQQGYTKAEVEMLTRTPTSQSSGYGTCKRDQTQKIKNEQLYTNDANRRPMKSESISSFPSTQSYPSSINFNAKVNNEHINYSIPTSNINRETLYANNNRERSVSSQYENPENIMYVKFPLGNVTNVKREEKAPPVPPPRDMHRKVTTPISMYYENNPMVADRMANTQQNVLHGVPNNDFERVMRRSQERSLSHSFNGLRRPISNSEDHIAMQNNEYVQTYQIKNEQPRRPASVSAEPNHYGLYANSPPWRKSIGPTNIVKPEPVQLKHDYLYYADQSPRSRRPISIKTSQNGLENQYLSDSQATQNVAESVYRRPRNASEFWKKIDDAERQRRQQNIYANSRSSSDFSNSAQLHRVAPYLEQNKVGQENTDIQNKNKTAFKSSSVDTTDGAKVWKATTEYKRSVTVEPPKTVSSPTSKTHVRHKSDTYVPSIYQVPSDDEKSSERRKSTNLDDALNELEAIYNSLGLGDEDLLDRAERRELMTPKFNDHFNDWNGNDDEIQLRSQPTTPLRRAQRRSTLPDKLQDDMAFRRMNSLTKDKPNYKDAQSQISYMLASPVYVPYASDDDRQSERNEPDIVYDDVVYRNIKQTNSRLKTLDPQPPFGIPIGPVSPAPQSDYLHATPENKGRSRFIPRRSPDLVSDDLAYRSLRKDNRHSSHFNGEDYSGIINNNGYSEYPYTKDSAANLKKKRAVRSLSANIFTMIQKEIDDALNTSKMSSLQKTHSNSDVMKRLRNTFESNDNEQDHYPRNKVKQRHNTVSLFVNNTHAPTHHFAKDDSFIHSDDKHLAKPPSCDKSKSSSPSNRSPQASKRSSKDEFQQVLSMLAQEAMDTSNKLGVALAELDKNRNNNEKKSDIQSRITDSRQSFLNGLTCKSFDDPVPQVKLVNVRSEVVNDQKESQPVNNNDVNEDSKGKKTEDSLMAISNQLHKVEDQLKHSFEKEVNFDDESVKLSNYIAKAEEQLKAQETTVVIPDSTLIPDVVPLTVKDDSVKIETVNEKETLPEPKLPVINSLNPFLNSDDKIKEINEINAFQELKDGISDLIAGICQVNEKLFTQKGPKYEDCNNTNPEKTTGMAEATEKLNQASQNISNQSVPHRASINLSIYEDDLDAKKDAADSTEYNSSEELATIFKLESSAKRVANENENEEDAENKVRDELSSPKLVQTVNQHLRRLSVDQTDETPSQSNSLPTNVVPWRTKRQTHNTQKDSGGDCAQSKRDWHDSGTLMLACTYTLMFSQHLADLDWLTLLGLLLAMITIIAMLII, from the exons GCTGTCAACTCCCCACCAGTCCCTCACCGAGATATATCGGCACCCACGGCGACGTACCGTCCTTACACAGAAGAGTATGCCACTGTCCAGCGCCGCGTGGAGAGACCTGCCCCTCCAGAAGAAGCCGAAAGAAAGAAGGACAAGAAGTGGTCCATCGGAAAGCTATTCAGACGGAAGAAAAAAGAAGATGAAAGTGGCTCTTCTTCAGAAAGTGACGAAGGAGTCAGCACACGCTCACCATCTAAAAGAAAgtcaaaaaagaagaagaagactcCAATAGTCAATAATTTTGATCACATAGTCATTAGGGATTCGAGAAGAGCACAGAGTTTAGCCAAACCAAACCTTCGAGATGTTACAGATGATGGTGTGCTGTCTGATCCATCCGCGGGGTTCATAAACTATCGTGCGAAAACTCAAGAACTGTACAGAGCCTCCAAAGAATCTCTCAGCTTGAGAGAAGACAACTCCAACAGATCGCTAGGACCAACTTTGGAGACATCTACTAAGAAAACCAGGAAAGGAAGATTGAAAGCTCGAGTCGAAGCTTTAAGGAATAGTATGCGAGGAGAGTCGAGCAGTGAAGAAGAATCACTCAAGTCATCAAATTCATCATTGATGATCAGATTCAGAAGTGAAGATTCCTTGATGCGTTCACGTGATAGCTCGTTAAACAAAAGGTCTAGAAGCGCTAGAAACGAGAGATACATCAAACGGTTATCTCGTGATGAAGAAAATCAATTGAATAAAGAAGCAGAGTTATTACAACAAGGATACACAAAGGCTGAGGTCGAAATGTTGACAAGGACACCAACGAGCCAAAGTAGCGGCTATGGAACTTGCAAACGTGACCAAacacaaaagataaaaaacgAACAACTTTACACTAATGATGCTAATCGCCGTCCTATGAAATCCGAATCAATATCATCATTCCCATCGACACAAAGTTACCCATCATCCATTAATTTTAACGCAAAAGTTAACAATGAGCATATTAACTATTCGATTCCAACCAGTAACATTAACAGAGAAACGCTTTATGCTAATAATAACAGAGAGAGGAGTGTTAGCAGTCAATACGAAAATCCCGAAAACATTATGTACGTTAAGTTTCCCTTAGGGAACGTTACAAATGTCAAAAGAGAAGAGAAAGCACCGCCGGTGCCTCCTCCCCGTGATATGCATAGAAAAGTCACTACCCCTATATCCATGTACTACGAAAATAACCCGATGGTAGCAGATAGGATGGCCAATACGCAGCAAAATGTTTTGCACGGCGTTCCTAATAATGACTTTGAAAGAGTCATGAGACGAAGTCAGGAAAGATCACTAAGTCACAGCTTCAATGGATTGCGACGACCTATCTCAAACTCTGAGGACCATATCGCAATGCAAAACAATGAATATGTACAGACgtaccaaataaaaaatgaacaacCGCGTAGGCCAGCCTCAGTTTCTGCGGAACCTAATCATTATGGACTCTATGCTAATTCACCGCCATGGAGAAAGTCAATAGGTccaacaaatattgtaaaaccaGAACCAGTTCAATTGAAACATGATTATTTGTATTACGCCGATCAAAGCCCAAGGTCACGAAGACCAATAAGCATTAAAACTAGTCAGAACGGGCTTGAGAATCAGTATTTAAGTGACTCACAAGCTACACAAAACGTCGCAGAGAGTGTGTATCGTCGTCCAAGAAATGCGTCTGAGTTTTGGAAAAAGATTGATGATGCCGAAAGACAGCGACGTCAGCAAAACATATACGCGAACTCGAGGAGTAGTAGTGACTTTTCAAACAGCGCTCAACTGCATAGAGTTGCTCCgtatttagaacaaaataaagtagGCCAAGAAAACACCgatatccaaaataaaaacaaaactgcttTTAAAAGTTCGTCCGTCGACACAACCGACGGAGCTAAAGTTTGGAAGGCGACGACAGAGTACAAGCGATCTGTCACCGTGGAACCACCAAAAACTGTTTCATCACCGACATCGAAAACGCACGTTAGGCATAAATCTGACACATATGTTCCTAGCATATATCAAGTACCGTCTGATGACGAAAAGAGTTCAGAGAGACGAAAATCTACTAACCTTGACGACGCTCTCAATGAACTAGAAGCCATATACAATAGCTTAGGTTTAGGCGACGAAGATCTATTAGATAGAGCTGAACGTCGAGAGTTAATGACGCCTAAGTTTAACGACCATTTTAACGATTGGAATGGAAACGATGACGAGATTCAACTGCGAAGTCAGCCAACGACGCCTTTGCGACGCGCACAGAGACGGTCGACGTTACCCGATAAGTTACAAGATGACATGGCTTTTAGGAGGATGAATTCTTTGACAAAAGATAAACCCAACTATAAAGATGCTCAATCACAAATAAGTTACATGTTGGCGTCACCTGTGTATGTGCCGTACGCGTCCGATGATGACAGGCAGTCCGAACGAAACGAGCCAGATATAGTGTATGACGACGTCGTTTATAGAAACATAAAACAGACAAATAGCCGACTGAAGACTCTGGATCCTCAACCGCCATTTGGCATACCCATAGGACCAGTATCGCCGGCCCCTCAAAGTGATTACCTTCATGCTACACCTGAAAATAAAGGTAGATCGCGGTTTATTCCAAGACGGTCACCAGACCTGGTCTCTGACGATCTAGCATATAGAAGTCTAAGAAAAGATAACAGGCATTCCTCACACTTCAATGGTGAAGATTATAGTGGCATTATCAATAACAACGGTTACTCTGAGTATCCGTATACAAAAGACTCTGCCGCtaatcttaaaaagaaaagagCTGTTAGATCTCTATCCGCTAACATATTTACTATGATTCAAAAAGAGATCGACGATGCCTTAAACACGAGTAAAATGTCTTCATTACAAAAGACACACAGCAACAGTGATGTTATGAAACGTCTTCGCAATACATTCGAAAGTAACGACAACGAGCAAGACCACTATCCTCGTAACAAGGTAAAGCAAAGACACAACACTGTCAGTCTATTTGTCAATAACACACATGCACCCACCCATCATTTCGCAAAAGatgattcattcattcataGTGATGATAAGCACCTTGCTAAGCCACCATCATGTGATAAGTCCAAAAGCTCATCACCATCAAACAGATCGCCACAAGCATCTAAACGTTCATCGAAAGATGAGTTTCAGCAGGTTCTTAGCATGCTGGCCCAGGAAGCTATGGACACAAGTAATAAGTTAGGAGTAGCTCTAGCAGAATTGgacaaaaatagaaacaataatGAAAAGAAATCTGACATTCAAAGCAGAATCACTGATAGTCGACAATCATTCTTAAATGGTTTAACTTGTAAATCTTTCGATGACCCAGTCCCTCAAGTCAAGCTTGTAAATGTTCGCTCTGAAGTTGTTAATGATCAGAAAGAAAGCCAACCTGTTAACAATAATGACGTCAATGAAGACTCTAAAGGCAAAAAGACAGAAGATAGTCTTATGGCTATATCTAATCAGTTGCACAAAGTAGAAGATCAGCTAAAGCATAGTTTCGAAAAAGAAGTTAATTTTGATGATGAGAGTGTTAAACTCTCAAACTATATTGCAAAAGCTGAAGAACAGTTAAAAGCTCAAGAAACTACGGTTGTGATACCAGATAGTACGTTGATACCTGATGTCGTTCCCCTGACAGTCAAAGACGATTCTGTTAAAATAGAAACAGTCAATGAAAAGGAAACACTTCCAGAACCAAAATTACCAGTCATCAATTCATTAAATCCTTTCCTAAATTCtgatgataaaataaaggaaattaatgaaattaacgcTTTCCAAGAATTAAAAGATGGAATATCTGACCTAATAGCTGGAATTTGTCAAGTTAACGAAAAACTTTTCACACAAAAAGGACCTAAATATGAGGATTGTAATAATACTAATCCTGAGAAAACTACTGGTATGGCTGAAGCTACTGAAAAACTGAATCAGGCATCACAAAATATTAGTAACCAATCCGTTCCTCATAGAGCATCAATTAACCTGTCGATATACGAAGACGACTTAGATGCAAAGAAGGATGCAGCCGATTCAACAGAATATAACTCTTCTGAAGAATTAGcaactatatttaaattagagAGTAGTGCTAAAAGAGTCgccaatgaaaatgaaaatgaagaaGACGCTGAGAATAAAGTACGCGATGAATTAAGTTCACCTAAGTTGGTTCAAACAGTGAACCAACATCTAAGAAGGTTGTCTGTAGACCAAACCGATGAAACTCCTAGTCAAAGCAACTCACTGCCAACGAACGTAGTCCCATGGAGAACTAAAAGGCAAACTCACAATACTCAAAAAGATAGCGGAG GCGATTGCGCGCAGTCGAAGCGCGATTGGCACGACTCTGGCACGTTGATGTTAGCTTGTACCTACACACTGATGTTCTCGCAACACCTGGCTGATTTGGACTGGTTGACGCTGCTCGGTTTACTGCTGGCAATGATCACAATTATCGCTAtgctaataatataa
- the LOC113507609 gene encoding uncharacterized protein LOC113507609 isoform X2, translating to MHTSMMMAVNSPPVPHRDISAPTATYRPYTEEYATVQRRVERPAPPEEAERKKDKKWSIGKLFRRKKKEDESGSSSESDEGVSTRSPSKRKSKKKKKTPIVNNFDHIVIRDSRRAQSLAKPNLRDVTDDGVLSDPSAGFINYRAKTQELYRASKESLSLREDNSNRSLGPTLETSTKKTRKGRLKARVEALRNSMRGESSSEEESLKSSNSSLMIRFRSEDSLMRSRDSSLNKRSRSARNERYIKRLSRDEENQLNKEAELLQQGYTKAEVEMLTRTPTSQSSGYGTCKRDQTQKIKNEQLYTNDANRRPMKSESISSFPSTQSYPSSINFNAKVNNEHINYSIPTSNINRETLYANNNRERSVSSQYENPENIMYVKFPLGNVTNVKREEKAPPVPPPRDMHRKVTTPISMYYENNPMVADRMANTQQNVLHGVPNNDFERVMRRSQERSLSHSFNGLRRPISNSEDHIAMQNNEYVQTYQIKNEQPRRPASVSAEPNHYGLYANSPPWRKSIGPTNIVKPEPVQLKHDYLYYADQSPRSRRPISIKTSQNGLENQYLSDSQATQNVAESVYRRPRNASEFWKKIDDAERQRRQQNIYANSRSSSDFSNSAQLHRVAPYLEQNKVGQENTDIQNKNKTAFKSSSVDTTDGAKVWKATTEYKRSVTVEPPKTVSSPTSKTHVRHKSDTYVPSIYQVPSDDEKSSERRKSTNLDDALNELEAIYNSLGLGDEDLLDRAERRELMTPKFNDHFNDWNGNDDEIQLRSQPTTPLRRAQRRSTLPDKLQDDMAFRRMNSLTKDKPNYKDAQSQISYMLASPVYVPYASDDDRQSERNEPDIVYDDVVYRNIKQTNSRLKTLDPQPPFGIPIGPVSPAPQSDYLHATPENKGRSRFIPRRSPDLVSDDLAYRSLRKDNRHSSHFNGEDYSGIINNNGYSEYPYTKDSAANLKKKRAVRSLSANIFTMIQKEIDDALNTSKMSSLQKTHSNSDVMKRLRNTFESNDNEQDHYPRNKVKQRHNTVSLFVNNTHAPTHHFAKDDSFIHSDDKHLAKPPSCDKSKSSSPSNRSPQASKRSSKDEFQQVLSMLAQEAMDTSNKLGVALAELDKNRNNNEKKSDIQSRITDSRQSFLNGLTCKSFDDPVPQVKLVNVRSEVVNDQKESQPVNNNDVNEDSKGKKTEDSLMAISNQLHKVEDQLKHSFEKEVNFDDESVKLSNYIAKAEEQLKAQETTVVIPDSTLIPDVVPLTVKDDSVKIETVNEKETLPEPKLPVINSLNPFLNSDDKIKEINEINAFQELKDGISDLIAGICQVNEKLFTQKGPKYEDCNNTNPEKTTGMAEATEKLNQASQNISNQSVPHRASINLSIYEDDLDAKKDAADSTEYNSSEELATIFKLESSAKRVANENENEEDAENKVRDELSSPKLVQTVNQHLRRLSVDQTDETPSQSNSLPTNVVPWRTKRQTHNTQKDSGGDCAQSKRDWHDSGTLMLACTYTLMFSQHLADLDWLTLLGLLLAMITIIAMLII from the exons GCTGTCAACTCCCCACCAGTCCCTCACCGAGATATATCGGCACCCACGGCGACGTACCGTCCTTACACAGAAGAGTATGCCACTGTCCAGCGCCGCGTGGAGAGACCTGCCCCTCCAGAAGAAGCCGAAAGAAAGAAGGACAAGAAGTGGTCCATCGGAAAGCTATTCAGACGGAAGAAAAAAGAAGATGAAAGTGGCTCTTCTTCAGAAAGTGACGAAGGAGTCAGCACACGCTCACCATCTAAAAGAAAgtcaaaaaagaagaagaagactcCAATAGTCAATAATTTTGATCACATAGTCATTAGGGATTCGAGAAGAGCACAGAGTTTAGCCAAACCAAACCTTCGAGATGTTACAGATGATGGTGTGCTGTCTGATCCATCCGCGGGGTTCATAAACTATCGTGCGAAAACTCAAGAACTGTACAGAGCCTCCAAAGAATCTCTCAGCTTGAGAGAAGACAACTCCAACAGATCGCTAGGACCAACTTTGGAGACATCTACTAAGAAAACCAGGAAAGGAAGATTGAAAGCTCGAGTCGAAGCTTTAAGGAATAGTATGCGAGGAGAGTCGAGCAGTGAAGAAGAATCACTCAAGTCATCAAATTCATCATTGATGATCAGATTCAGAAGTGAAGATTCCTTGATGCGTTCACGTGATAGCTCGTTAAACAAAAGGTCTAGAAGCGCTAGAAACGAGAGATACATCAAACGGTTATCTCGTGATGAAGAAAATCAATTGAATAAAGAAGCAGAGTTATTACAACAAGGATACACAAAGGCTGAGGTCGAAATGTTGACAAGGACACCAACGAGCCAAAGTAGCGGCTATGGAACTTGCAAACGTGACCAAacacaaaagataaaaaacgAACAACTTTACACTAATGATGCTAATCGCCGTCCTATGAAATCCGAATCAATATCATCATTCCCATCGACACAAAGTTACCCATCATCCATTAATTTTAACGCAAAAGTTAACAATGAGCATATTAACTATTCGATTCCAACCAGTAACATTAACAGAGAAACGCTTTATGCTAATAATAACAGAGAGAGGAGTGTTAGCAGTCAATACGAAAATCCCGAAAACATTATGTACGTTAAGTTTCCCTTAGGGAACGTTACAAATGTCAAAAGAGAAGAGAAAGCACCGCCGGTGCCTCCTCCCCGTGATATGCATAGAAAAGTCACTACCCCTATATCCATGTACTACGAAAATAACCCGATGGTAGCAGATAGGATGGCCAATACGCAGCAAAATGTTTTGCACGGCGTTCCTAATAATGACTTTGAAAGAGTCATGAGACGAAGTCAGGAAAGATCACTAAGTCACAGCTTCAATGGATTGCGACGACCTATCTCAAACTCTGAGGACCATATCGCAATGCAAAACAATGAATATGTACAGACgtaccaaataaaaaatgaacaacCGCGTAGGCCAGCCTCAGTTTCTGCGGAACCTAATCATTATGGACTCTATGCTAATTCACCGCCATGGAGAAAGTCAATAGGTccaacaaatattgtaaaaccaGAACCAGTTCAATTGAAACATGATTATTTGTATTACGCCGATCAAAGCCCAAGGTCACGAAGACCAATAAGCATTAAAACTAGTCAGAACGGGCTTGAGAATCAGTATTTAAGTGACTCACAAGCTACACAAAACGTCGCAGAGAGTGTGTATCGTCGTCCAAGAAATGCGTCTGAGTTTTGGAAAAAGATTGATGATGCCGAAAGACAGCGACGTCAGCAAAACATATACGCGAACTCGAGGAGTAGTAGTGACTTTTCAAACAGCGCTCAACTGCATAGAGTTGCTCCgtatttagaacaaaataaagtagGCCAAGAAAACACCgatatccaaaataaaaacaaaactgcttTTAAAAGTTCGTCCGTCGACACAACCGACGGAGCTAAAGTTTGGAAGGCGACGACAGAGTACAAGCGATCTGTCACCGTGGAACCACCAAAAACTGTTTCATCACCGACATCGAAAACGCACGTTAGGCATAAATCTGACACATATGTTCCTAGCATATATCAAGTACCGTCTGATGACGAAAAGAGTTCAGAGAGACGAAAATCTACTAACCTTGACGACGCTCTCAATGAACTAGAAGCCATATACAATAGCTTAGGTTTAGGCGACGAAGATCTATTAGATAGAGCTGAACGTCGAGAGTTAATGACGCCTAAGTTTAACGACCATTTTAACGATTGGAATGGAAACGATGACGAGATTCAACTGCGAAGTCAGCCAACGACGCCTTTGCGACGCGCACAGAGACGGTCGACGTTACCCGATAAGTTACAAGATGACATGGCTTTTAGGAGGATGAATTCTTTGACAAAAGATAAACCCAACTATAAAGATGCTCAATCACAAATAAGTTACATGTTGGCGTCACCTGTGTATGTGCCGTACGCGTCCGATGATGACAGGCAGTCCGAACGAAACGAGCCAGATATAGTGTATGACGACGTCGTTTATAGAAACATAAAACAGACAAATAGCCGACTGAAGACTCTGGATCCTCAACCGCCATTTGGCATACCCATAGGACCAGTATCGCCGGCCCCTCAAAGTGATTACCTTCATGCTACACCTGAAAATAAAGGTAGATCGCGGTTTATTCCAAGACGGTCACCAGACCTGGTCTCTGACGATCTAGCATATAGAAGTCTAAGAAAAGATAACAGGCATTCCTCACACTTCAATGGTGAAGATTATAGTGGCATTATCAATAACAACGGTTACTCTGAGTATCCGTATACAAAAGACTCTGCCGCtaatcttaaaaagaaaagagCTGTTAGATCTCTATCCGCTAACATATTTACTATGATTCAAAAAGAGATCGACGATGCCTTAAACACGAGTAAAATGTCTTCATTACAAAAGACACACAGCAACAGTGATGTTATGAAACGTCTTCGCAATACATTCGAAAGTAACGACAACGAGCAAGACCACTATCCTCGTAACAAGGTAAAGCAAAGACACAACACTGTCAGTCTATTTGTCAATAACACACATGCACCCACCCATCATTTCGCAAAAGatgattcattcattcataGTGATGATAAGCACCTTGCTAAGCCACCATCATGTGATAAGTCCAAAAGCTCATCACCATCAAACAGATCGCCACAAGCATCTAAACGTTCATCGAAAGATGAGTTTCAGCAGGTTCTTAGCATGCTGGCCCAGGAAGCTATGGACACAAGTAATAAGTTAGGAGTAGCTCTAGCAGAATTGgacaaaaatagaaacaataatGAAAAGAAATCTGACATTCAAAGCAGAATCACTGATAGTCGACAATCATTCTTAAATGGTTTAACTTGTAAATCTTTCGATGACCCAGTCCCTCAAGTCAAGCTTGTAAATGTTCGCTCTGAAGTTGTTAATGATCAGAAAGAAAGCCAACCTGTTAACAATAATGACGTCAATGAAGACTCTAAAGGCAAAAAGACAGAAGATAGTCTTATGGCTATATCTAATCAGTTGCACAAAGTAGAAGATCAGCTAAAGCATAGTTTCGAAAAAGAAGTTAATTTTGATGATGAGAGTGTTAAACTCTCAAACTATATTGCAAAAGCTGAAGAACAGTTAAAAGCTCAAGAAACTACGGTTGTGATACCAGATAGTACGTTGATACCTGATGTCGTTCCCCTGACAGTCAAAGACGATTCTGTTAAAATAGAAACAGTCAATGAAAAGGAAACACTTCCAGAACCAAAATTACCAGTCATCAATTCATTAAATCCTTTCCTAAATTCtgatgataaaataaaggaaattaatgaaattaacgcTTTCCAAGAATTAAAAGATGGAATATCTGACCTAATAGCTGGAATTTGTCAAGTTAACGAAAAACTTTTCACACAAAAAGGACCTAAATATGAGGATTGTAATAATACTAATCCTGAGAAAACTACTGGTATGGCTGAAGCTACTGAAAAACTGAATCAGGCATCACAAAATATTAGTAACCAATCCGTTCCTCATAGAGCATCAATTAACCTGTCGATATACGAAGACGACTTAGATGCAAAGAAGGATGCAGCCGATTCAACAGAATATAACTCTTCTGAAGAATTAGcaactatatttaaattagagAGTAGTGCTAAAAGAGTCgccaatgaaaatgaaaatgaagaaGACGCTGAGAATAAAGTACGCGATGAATTAAGTTCACCTAAGTTGGTTCAAACAGTGAACCAACATCTAAGAAGGTTGTCTGTAGACCAAACCGATGAAACTCCTAGTCAAAGCAACTCACTGCCAACGAACGTAGTCCCATGGAGAACTAAAAGGCAAACTCACAATACTCAAAAAGATAGCGGAG GCGATTGCGCGCAGTCGAAGCGCGATTGGCACGACTCTGGCACGTTGATGTTAGCTTGTACCTACACACTGATGTTCTCGCAACACCTGGCTGATTTGGACTGGTTGACGCTGCTCGGTTTACTGCTGGCAATGATCACAATTATCGCTAtgctaataatataa